One genomic window of bacterium includes the following:
- a CDS encoding ATP-binding protein, with protein sequence MADELHIPIVSEVDIVMARQQGRALAAELGFASSEQALIATAISELARNILLYAGRGLVQITTEHRAGRAGIGVVASDRGPGIQDLQRALEDGFSTGRGLGLGLPGTKRIMDDFELVSEVGKGTRVAVKKWVR encoded by the coding sequence GTGGCCGATGAACTACACATCCCGATCGTTTCCGAAGTCGATATCGTCATGGCTCGTCAGCAAGGGCGCGCACTCGCCGCGGAGCTGGGCTTTGCGAGCAGTGAGCAGGCTCTCATCGCGACCGCGATTTCAGAGCTGGCGCGCAACATCCTCCTTTATGCCGGCCGGGGTCTGGTCCAAATCACCACGGAGCACAGAGCCGGGCGTGCAGGGATTGGTGTAGTCGCCAGCGATCGAGGCCCCGGCATCCAAGATCTGCAACGAGCCCTCGAGGATGGGTTCTCAACCGGAAGGGGACTGGGCCTCGGCCTTCCTGGCACCAAGCGAATCATGGACGACTTCGAGCTGGTTTCTGAAGTCGGCAAGGGTACCCGCGTGGCCGTCAAGAAATGGGTTCGCTGA
- a CDS encoding nucleotidyl transferase AbiEii/AbiGii toxin family protein, translating into MGTSNQRCCGARRLIPRAQITEWAARAPWPTEADVEQDLILSRLMVQIANDELLRDELAMRGGTCLHKLHLPQPLRYSEDLDYVRRTHSGIKPYMAALRKIAIDVGLVEHSFLQVGQMVHMVFVTESTDGSRRIRIDIEMNVRETEPCFERTNRNYKVSSTWWSGEADIPTFQLDELMGTKLRALYQRSKGRDLFDLWHVLIESEANDERIIQAFNHYMQGGAFTYSDFAGNLAEKLADRDFAGDLNDLVTATPAGYELVAAADLVMERLASRLAHAPGLDAIRDGRWRASTKT; encoded by the coding sequence ATGGGGACTTCGAATCAACGCTGCTGTGGAGCCCGACGTTTGATACCTCGCGCGCAGATCACAGAGTGGGCCGCGCGCGCACCGTGGCCGACAGAAGCTGACGTCGAACAGGATTTGATCTTGTCGCGGCTCATGGTGCAGATCGCCAACGATGAATTGCTAAGGGATGAGTTGGCGATGCGCGGCGGGACCTGCCTTCACAAGCTCCATCTGCCCCAGCCTCTGCGCTATTCGGAAGATCTTGACTACGTGCGTCGCACTCATTCGGGGATCAAGCCCTACATGGCGGCGCTGCGAAAGATCGCCATCGACGTTGGGCTCGTCGAGCACAGTTTCTTGCAGGTCGGCCAGATGGTCCACATGGTCTTCGTCACGGAATCCACGGATGGATCGCGGCGTATAAGGATCGACATCGAGATGAATGTTCGGGAGACGGAGCCTTGCTTCGAAAGAACCAATCGCAATTACAAGGTGTCGTCAACCTGGTGGTCAGGTGAGGCTGACATCCCCACGTTCCAACTTGACGAACTCATGGGCACGAAGCTCCGCGCCCTCTATCAACGGAGCAAGGGCCGCGACCTTTTCGATCTTTGGCACGTCCTCATCGAGTCAGAGGCAAACGACGAGCGAATCATTCAGGCGTTCAACCACTACATGCAGGGCGGCGCCTTCACCTATTCCGACTTCGCCGGCAACCTAGCGGAGAAGCTCGCCGACCGTGACTTCGCGGGCGACCTGAATGATTTGGTCACGGCCACGCCTGCCGGCTACGAGCTCGTGGCCGCTGCGGATCTTGTCATGGAGCGGCTGGCGAGCCGCTTGGCGCACGCCCCGGGTTTGGATGCGATCAGAGATGGTCGCTGGCGCGCATCAACGAAGACCTAA
- a CDS encoding STAS domain-containing protein has translation MTAAVADPDLKNILAQMSPSRMEAEQLRSKLQLQRAMQEGHWQPVLDDIRQQGGHYARIGLPFSSWFLIVTAAQKAILERLFEAYSKDPAGLQRIVLALNKWLFDISLARIGEQYLDTREHVIKQQQQAIKELSTPVLPVRSGLLLLPIIGVIDSERARQLTEQLLEGIRTHRAKAVVIDLTGVPAVDSAVANHLLQTVRAAKLLGANAVITGISTENAQTLTRIGVDLSGLLTTSDLQSGIDEAEWLLQVARAHRESAANGLHAQQATNR, from the coding sequence ATGACCGCTGCGGTGGCTGATCCGGACCTCAAGAATATCCTCGCCCAGATGTCACCGAGCCGGATGGAGGCCGAACAGCTGAGGTCCAAACTTCAACTGCAGCGGGCGATGCAGGAGGGCCACTGGCAGCCGGTCCTCGACGATATCCGCCAGCAGGGCGGCCACTACGCGCGGATTGGGCTGCCATTCTCGTCATGGTTTTTGATTGTCACCGCGGCTCAGAAGGCGATCCTGGAGCGGCTGTTTGAGGCGTACAGCAAGGATCCGGCCGGCCTCCAGCGGATCGTGCTGGCGCTGAACAAGTGGCTCTTCGACATCTCGCTGGCGCGCATTGGCGAGCAATATCTGGACACCAGGGAACATGTCATCAAGCAGCAGCAGCAGGCAATCAAAGAACTTTCAACCCCCGTCCTGCCGGTCCGCAGCGGGCTGCTCCTGCTGCCGATCATCGGCGTCATTGACAGTGAGCGGGCGCGGCAGCTGACGGAGCAATTGCTGGAGGGAATCCGCACTCATCGAGCCAAGGCGGTGGTGATCGACCTCACCGGCGTGCCGGCCGTGGATTCGGCGGTGGCCAACCACCTCTTGCAGACAGTTCGCGCGGCCAAGCTGCTGGGGGCTAACGCCGTGATAACCGGGATTTCGACCGAGAACGCGCAGACCCTGACGCGGATCGGAGTCGACCTGAGCGGTCTTTTGACCACGAGCGACCTGCAGAGTGGAATCGACGAGGCGGAATGGTTGCTCCAAGTCGCCCGGGCTCATCGCGAATCGGCGGCCAATGGGCTGCACGCGCAGCAAGCGACCAATCGCTAG
- a CDS encoding response regulator, translated as MRTHEGSASRTLSGLPASEVASVDGETAGGAELMRAALGGEGRYEPHEVSRARAVIWLNLACVAAWVVINSAAAWWLHNVRPLGVAGAGLAMAVTWTWALRDISHGRMPRAVAAYTVSGLLLLLAMGLFVPELSLLFTFATFIFLAFGLSYMSGRASMQVVALTVGVALILLVTSVALRWTSGVPDQLYRWVNLVGMLMALSIDGTMFIMLRRTLEARASRVIDAERAAAELKQKLSQQERLESLGQLAGGVAHDFNNLLGVILNFALFAKEKILASGQADGELNTEQLTSAASDIDRVVRASESASRLTHQLLAFARREVLRPQPLEVNAVVRELEPLLRRTLGEHIEFSTSLSAEPWRALVDKGQLEQVLTNLAINARDAMPNGGRLVIDTDNVDADEAYAAGRPGFKPGRYVRVRVTDTGTGMDEHTLQHVFEPFFTTKERGRGTGLGLATVHGIIEQSGGFITIYSELGHGTRVSAMLPATEHMPAGLSVQPKPMGHVESGTILVVEDAADLREVTERILTGNGYNVISASDGPMAIEAARRYEAKIDLLLTDVVMPKMDGQDLADAIASTRPDIHVLFMSGYAEPMLGKSGVLDASILLLEKPFTGLTLLARVREAFGTITPAAPATTPPSIT; from the coding sequence ATGCGAACTCACGAAGGGAGCGCCAGTAGAACCCTGTCCGGCTTGCCAGCGTCGGAAGTTGCAAGTGTTGATGGCGAGACGGCCGGCGGAGCCGAACTCATGCGGGCGGCGCTGGGTGGCGAAGGGCGCTATGAACCGCACGAGGTTAGCCGAGCCCGGGCTGTCATCTGGTTAAACCTGGCTTGCGTTGCAGCATGGGTTGTCATCAACAGTGCCGCGGCCTGGTGGCTGCATAACGTTCGGCCCCTCGGCGTCGCCGGGGCGGGGTTGGCAATGGCCGTAACGTGGACTTGGGCGCTCCGAGATATCTCGCACGGTCGAATGCCGCGGGCGGTTGCGGCCTACACCGTGTCGGGCCTGCTGCTTCTCCTGGCCATGGGGCTGTTCGTTCCGGAGCTGTCGCTCTTGTTCACCTTCGCGACGTTCATATTCCTGGCGTTCGGTTTGTCGTACATGAGCGGACGCGCATCGATGCAGGTGGTGGCCTTGACAGTTGGGGTCGCGCTGATTTTGCTTGTTACCTCGGTCGCGCTGCGCTGGACGAGCGGCGTCCCGGACCAGCTCTACCGATGGGTCAATCTGGTCGGCATGCTGATGGCGCTATCGATTGATGGAACCATGTTCATCATGCTCCGCCGAACCCTGGAGGCTCGAGCCAGTCGCGTAATCGATGCCGAACGTGCAGCGGCGGAGTTGAAGCAGAAGCTTTCCCAGCAGGAGCGACTCGAGAGCCTGGGTCAGCTCGCCGGCGGCGTCGCGCACGACTTCAACAACCTGCTCGGCGTAATCCTCAACTTCGCGCTGTTCGCCAAAGAGAAGATCTTGGCCTCGGGCCAAGCAGATGGCGAGCTCAACACTGAACAACTGACGTCAGCCGCCAGCGATATCGATCGAGTCGTCAGAGCGAGCGAAAGCGCATCGCGGTTGACGCATCAATTGCTCGCGTTCGCCCGACGAGAGGTGTTACGGCCACAGCCGCTGGAGGTGAACGCGGTCGTGCGTGAGTTGGAGCCACTCTTACGTCGAACTCTCGGCGAGCATATCGAGTTCAGCACTTCATTGAGCGCGGAACCGTGGCGTGCCCTAGTGGATAAGGGCCAGCTCGAGCAGGTTCTGACCAATTTGGCGATCAACGCACGCGACGCGATGCCCAACGGTGGCCGGCTCGTGATCGATACCGACAACGTGGATGCTGACGAGGCGTACGCGGCTGGTCGCCCGGGGTTCAAACCCGGACGTTATGTGAGAGTCCGGGTCACCGACACCGGGACGGGGATGGACGAACACACCCTCCAGCACGTTTTCGAGCCGTTCTTCACCACCAAGGAAAGGGGGCGTGGCACTGGCCTGGGACTTGCGACTGTGCATGGGATCATCGAGCAGTCCGGCGGATTCATCACCATCTATTCGGAGCTCGGACACGGAACCCGTGTGAGCGCGATGCTGCCGGCGACTGAGCACATGCCCGCCGGGCTCAGCGTTCAGCCGAAGCCAATGGGGCATGTGGAGTCTGGGACGATCCTCGTCGTTGAGGACGCTGCCGACTTGCGCGAGGTGACGGAGCGAATCCTGACCGGAAATGGCTATAACGTCATCTCAGCCAGCGACGGGCCGATGGCAATTGAAGCGGCTCGCCGCTATGAGGCCAAGATCGACCTTTTGCTGACCGACGTGGTGATGCCGAAGATGGACGGCCAGGACCTAGCCGATGCCATCGCTTCAACCCGGCCTGACATCCACGTACTTTTCATGTCTGGTTATGCCGAGCCAATGCTCGGAAAGTCAGGGGTTTTGGACGCGAGCATCCTCCTTTTGGAGAAACCTTTCACCGGGCTAACTTTGTTGGCCCGAGTGCGTGAAGCCTTCGGCACCATTACCCCGGCAGCGCCCGCAACGACGCCCCCTTCAATCACGTGA
- a CDS encoding STAS domain-containing protein, with translation MAVPILKQGDYLIGSIQSALTDTDMIDFRSTLADQVGKNRSRAVIIDVSGLDVIDSFTARTLQDITHTVKLKGAAAVVVGIQPQVAFAMVQLGLYLDGVATALDLDEGLALLNAATAGWRARGR, from the coding sequence ATGGCAGTGCCAATCCTGAAGCAAGGGGACTACCTGATCGGCTCGATACAGAGCGCGCTCACCGATACCGACATGATCGACTTTCGGAGCACGCTCGCCGACCAGGTCGGCAAGAACCGATCACGGGCGGTCATCATCGATGTGAGCGGCTTGGACGTCATCGACTCGTTTACGGCGCGGACCCTGCAAGACATCACCCACACCGTAAAGCTGAAGGGAGCCGCGGCGGTGGTGGTCGGCATTCAGCCGCAAGTGGCGTTTGCGATGGTTCAGCTTGGTCTGTACCTCGATGGCGTTGCTACCGCCCTGGACCTCGATGAGGGCCTCGCCTTGCTGAATGCGGCGACTGCAGGTTGGCGTGCGCGTGGCCGATGA
- a CDS encoding ATP-binding protein: MPEGDVQAAWLEVLLGHLKEELAHAEPGQCLRVGGLPRSLLETAIGSLYAGNGTTVRIGLVDRTSGPEPWRVGVHRIVEYRNLEGPVVLAAIPPDVKLAAGDSVDISVFREIRTESLGDLVTLTLLAQLNGWVGPSVELLLEDLDRRGFAFSESQQHEFLATVASQPREVWAVGAALGVLGLVPDFALFDQPGEMSFRLGQRNLPVVKALEGKSGTLLERVLRLPVTEQPFREKLFKLLTSYGGDIAPALRAIATELRWRDLSLDLWPFGDEVVPPGEIRVEVSPLRLPRRIDDGLLLWDPGTKVKVGWSTTPPPADVTGLAAFRVELVTSEREVVWESPLIRRGTGKSSHRSRTVRDLHDIEPGIHFFRVTANAESADPFPVQPLRNPEEGDGGKRTNETEDFLVLAPSDVGETSVAPTRAYFVGGHTEAELLARSAAIGSTRPVDGIVMTDASWDNSIEAATDVATATLRFDLRQYTVRLSQRLRQLETQLLATPTHGGHVYVNLDRRHGDPEVVPLVMPSEFVAARQDAFEAIGRASSLEDGGPAVCLVDLSKASDQIERYAHAYLDWLVNRDAQALLVDVIRVDLGHAGRVALVAPTHPLRLLWMLQHQAVARDWIRRLAGAALPVMDPIQLFRDSFNGFGLPPLAVLGASEGYVDAGVLPGGWGLYVPPRLRDSRTMLASLKSRLGVAAEQRAETDLQPRILADKLEAYLQQHPYTPALVLNVLNPGDGGLVVAALIDLESRMMRADRTLRYEVRLFAEDPSTEVVGEAFRDLMEPERQVAEAAARLAGPGRSFLFPKLAWSRKATARFLEDPERFPAHVTIILDAFPVMLRVARVDPDDRSSFVHGLIQEAPRRFVGRGDAFSWIRRPAPRACTELVGAPDRAALIAGLVAEMGSTQAAVLAPGADSEAITGVSALDLSLAGQTLLYAAHLVSTWVLTVDSNLGVDYFDAASRQERPGYLLDFTPEFVATGGRQVLLTTRAADEVTRLVAPLTEQLDVDPDGPGPLLLLEALRSLSGRLAMRLMSAPSQVQGALGMALSRIFLEAHGLLEDAIIIPLDAHPELAVPTEEGAAALRGDLLVVSVDATERLIDFMVIESKCHRGTGLGDDLRNRIAQQVTASAERLRALFWPLETEDRVDRALRSWQLTTVLGFYLDRARRYGLVRPTAAAAFHRFIADLDRGYRMSIRRAGLVFRLDEQSSWLDESDPEIPIWVIGKGSITNMLTEAIRDFVVAAEEPTSETASESAGVSRLITSTRDREPTWEDVRHTFGGPGLATRSRDDRAGSGGDDVAAGADPSGEPTGDLNEGAEVTRAKESATGDAPHPSTVKSHSEIEGGDLDATDGPSWDVLLGESRSTPQYGLLASVASEPWRSVALDLNGCNTISVFGVQGGGKSYTLGSIIEMACQEIPAISRIPRPLGAVVFHYHQTQDYPPEFVSMVAPNKHAEEVEALRKMGAEPAALDDVLLLTTPDTLSRRREQFPNIQVEPIAFSSAELTVADWRFLMAATGSDALYLRLVNEVMRLQRDDLNLARIRDGLSHAGLNDGQLRLATTRLDFAARFIDDRRSLRSLMRPGRLVVVDLRDEFVERDEALGLFVTMLNVFSGAGIDKDPFNKLIVFDEAHKYMGGSLIGQVVEVIREMRHKGVSIVVASQDPVNVPSSVIELSSAVVLHRFNSPNWLKHIQRSLTSLGELTPGAMNALQPGEAFVWSNRSTDPVFTRRAVKVRMRPRVTNHGGATRTAVDDA; this comes from the coding sequence ATGCCGGAAGGAGACGTCCAGGCTGCTTGGCTCGAAGTCCTCCTTGGGCATCTCAAAGAGGAACTGGCTCATGCCGAACCGGGACAGTGTCTAAGGGTTGGCGGCCTACCCCGCTCGCTTCTCGAGACAGCAATCGGCTCGCTCTACGCCGGGAATGGCACCACGGTTCGCATCGGGCTCGTTGACCGAACCAGCGGACCCGAGCCGTGGCGTGTTGGTGTTCACCGGATCGTGGAATATCGGAATCTGGAAGGCCCGGTCGTCCTGGCAGCGATACCCCCTGATGTGAAGCTGGCGGCCGGCGATAGCGTCGACATATCCGTATTTCGCGAAATTCGCACGGAGAGTCTTGGAGATCTGGTGACCCTGACGCTGTTGGCTCAGCTGAACGGATGGGTGGGGCCTTCCGTCGAGCTTCTTCTTGAGGACCTTGATAGAAGGGGTTTTGCATTCTCAGAGAGTCAGCAACACGAGTTCCTCGCCACCGTCGCGAGTCAGCCTCGGGAAGTATGGGCAGTCGGTGCGGCGCTCGGGGTTCTCGGTCTCGTGCCCGATTTCGCGCTGTTTGACCAGCCCGGGGAGATGTCGTTTCGTCTGGGCCAGCGGAATCTCCCGGTGGTTAAGGCGCTCGAAGGAAAGTCGGGGACGTTGCTTGAGCGAGTTCTTCGACTTCCGGTCACCGAGCAGCCCTTTCGAGAGAAGCTCTTCAAGCTCCTAACCAGTTATGGCGGTGATATCGCGCCAGCCCTCCGGGCTATAGCCACTGAACTTCGGTGGCGCGACCTGTCTCTTGATCTCTGGCCATTTGGCGACGAAGTGGTGCCTCCAGGCGAAATCCGGGTCGAGGTGTCGCCTCTCCGACTCCCACGACGCATTGACGATGGCCTGTTGTTGTGGGACCCCGGGACAAAGGTGAAAGTGGGATGGAGTACGACACCACCGCCGGCCGATGTCACCGGCCTTGCAGCCTTCCGAGTGGAGCTCGTGACCTCGGAGCGGGAGGTAGTCTGGGAGTCTCCCCTCATACGTCGGGGTACCGGCAAGTCCAGTCACCGGAGCCGGACCGTGCGTGACCTCCACGACATTGAGCCCGGCATCCACTTCTTCCGTGTCACGGCAAATGCCGAGTCTGCCGATCCCTTTCCTGTTCAACCACTGCGTAATCCCGAAGAGGGCGACGGTGGCAAGCGGACTAATGAGACCGAAGACTTCCTTGTGCTCGCTCCCAGTGATGTCGGTGAGACTTCGGTCGCACCCACCAGAGCCTACTTCGTGGGTGGGCATACGGAGGCCGAACTGCTCGCGCGTTCGGCTGCCATTGGGTCTACGCGACCTGTCGATGGAATCGTAATGACCGACGCATCCTGGGACAACAGCATTGAGGCTGCCACCGACGTAGCCACGGCTACCCTCAGATTTGATCTGCGCCAGTACACCGTTCGCCTGAGTCAACGGCTCCGGCAGCTCGAAACTCAACTCCTCGCGACGCCAACTCACGGCGGGCACGTCTACGTCAACCTTGATCGACGGCACGGCGACCCCGAGGTTGTGCCGCTGGTGATGCCGTCGGAATTTGTCGCGGCGCGACAAGATGCGTTTGAAGCTATTGGGCGAGCATCGTCTCTTGAGGACGGTGGGCCTGCGGTTTGTCTTGTTGATCTATCGAAGGCGTCGGACCAAATCGAGAGGTATGCCCACGCGTACCTAGACTGGCTTGTGAACCGCGACGCTCAAGCGCTTCTGGTTGACGTCATTCGTGTGGACCTGGGCCACGCAGGTCGAGTTGCTCTAGTCGCTCCAACTCACCCGCTCAGACTCCTTTGGATGCTTCAGCATCAAGCCGTCGCGCGTGATTGGATCCGACGACTGGCCGGAGCAGCGTTACCTGTGATGGATCCTATTCAGTTGTTTCGTGACAGTTTCAATGGGTTCGGGTTGCCGCCGCTGGCCGTTCTCGGTGCAAGCGAAGGCTACGTGGACGCTGGCGTCCTTCCTGGTGGATGGGGCCTGTATGTACCACCTAGGCTCAGAGACTCACGGACAATGCTCGCCTCGTTGAAGTCACGCCTCGGTGTGGCGGCGGAGCAGCGTGCCGAGACGGATCTCCAACCTCGGATTTTGGCGGACAAGTTGGAGGCATACCTTCAGCAACATCCCTATACGCCGGCCCTCGTGCTCAACGTCCTAAACCCAGGGGATGGCGGCCTTGTCGTGGCCGCGCTGATTGACTTGGAGAGCCGCATGATGCGCGCTGATCGCACCCTGCGGTATGAGGTCCGACTGTTTGCGGAGGATCCGTCAACTGAGGTTGTAGGTGAGGCCTTCCGCGACTTGATGGAACCAGAACGCCAGGTTGCCGAGGCCGCCGCTCGCCTTGCGGGCCCCGGACGATCGTTCTTGTTCCCGAAGCTCGCCTGGTCGCGCAAGGCAACCGCCCGCTTCCTTGAGGACCCCGAGCGCTTTCCAGCGCACGTAACAATCATTCTCGACGCGTTTCCAGTGATGCTCCGAGTGGCACGTGTCGACCCGGACGATCGCAGCAGCTTCGTCCATGGTTTGATCCAGGAAGCCCCGCGTCGATTCGTGGGTAGGGGCGACGCCTTCTCATGGATACGGCGCCCGGCGCCACGGGCCTGCACCGAACTTGTTGGCGCTCCGGATAGGGCTGCGCTCATTGCAGGTTTGGTTGCCGAAATGGGCTCAACCCAAGCTGCGGTGTTAGCGCCTGGTGCGGATTCGGAGGCAATCACCGGAGTTTCAGCACTGGACCTCTCTCTGGCCGGCCAAACGTTGTTGTACGCGGCGCATTTGGTTTCGACTTGGGTCCTTACGGTCGATTCGAATCTCGGCGTTGACTACTTTGATGCGGCTAGCCGCCAGGAACGCCCCGGTTATCTACTGGATTTCACTCCGGAGTTCGTTGCAACAGGAGGCCGCCAGGTACTGCTGACCACTCGGGCCGCGGATGAGGTCACCCGCTTGGTGGCGCCTCTGACCGAGCAGCTGGACGTAGATCCAGACGGGCCCGGACCATTGCTACTCCTCGAGGCACTGAGGTCGCTATCGGGTCGCCTCGCGATGCGCCTTATGTCGGCACCGAGCCAAGTTCAAGGTGCCCTTGGTATGGCGCTGTCGAGGATCTTCCTTGAGGCCCACGGTCTGCTGGAGGACGCGATCATCATCCCGCTCGACGCCCATCCAGAACTCGCCGTGCCAACGGAAGAGGGAGCGGCCGCCTTGCGAGGGGACCTGTTGGTGGTTTCGGTCGATGCGACCGAGCGCCTTATCGATTTCATGGTGATCGAGAGCAAGTGCCACCGTGGTACCGGCCTGGGCGACGACCTAAGGAATCGCATCGCGCAGCAAGTGACGGCAAGTGCGGAGCGCCTTAGGGCGCTGTTCTGGCCTCTCGAAACGGAGGACCGAGTGGATCGCGCGCTGCGCAGCTGGCAACTCACAACCGTACTGGGTTTCTATCTCGACCGGGCTCGGCGCTATGGTTTGGTCCGACCAACGGCAGCCGCCGCGTTCCACCGATTTATTGCTGACCTTGACCGCGGATACCGTATGTCGATTCGCCGGGCAGGGCTCGTTTTCAGACTCGACGAGCAGTCCTCGTGGTTGGACGAATCCGATCCTGAGATTCCAATTTGGGTCATCGGCAAAGGCTCTATCACGAACATGTTGACTGAGGCGATCCGAGACTTCGTAGTCGCGGCGGAGGAGCCTACGTCTGAGACGGCGTCTGAGTCCGCGGGCGTGAGCCGATTGATCACGAGCACCCGCGATCGCGAACCCACCTGGGAGGATGTCCGGCACACATTCGGTGGACCCGGCTTGGCGACTCGAAGTCGCGATGATAGGGCGGGGAGTGGCGGCGATGATGTAGCAGCGGGTGCCGATCCATCGGGCGAACCGACCGGCGATTTGAACGAAGGCGCCGAGGTCACCCGTGCAAAGGAATCCGCCACTGGTGACGCACCACATCCGAGCACCGTGAAGTCGCATTCAGAAATTGAGGGCGGCGATTTAGACGCAACAGACGGTCCGTCGTGGGATGTGCTTTTAGGCGAATCGCGGTCAACCCCTCAGTACGGCCTTTTGGCATCGGTAGCCTCCGAACCGTGGCGATCAGTAGCACTTGACCTGAACGGCTGCAACACGATCTCCGTTTTCGGTGTGCAAGGAGGAGGTAAGAGCTACACGCTTGGTTCGATTATCGAAATGGCGTGTCAGGAAATACCGGCGATAAGCCGAATCCCACGGCCATTGGGGGCGGTGGTCTTTCACTATCACCAGACGCAGGATTACCCGCCTGAATTCGTCTCGATGGTTGCTCCAAACAAGCACGCAGAGGAAGTGGAGGCGCTCAGGAAAATGGGCGCGGAGCCGGCTGCATTAGACGACGTCCTTCTGTTGACGACCCCCGACACTCTGAGTCGGCGCCGCGAACAGTTCCCCAACATTCAGGTCGAACCGATTGCCTTCTCGAGCGCCGAGTTGACGGTGGCCGACTGGCGCTTTCTCATGGCTGCAACCGGATCGGATGCGCTCTATCTGCGCCTGGTCAATGAGGTGATGCGGCTGCAGCGGGATGATCTCAACCTCGCGAGGATCAGAGACGGCTTGTCGCATGCTGGACTGAATGACGGCCAACTTCGGTTGGCAACCACCAGGCTCGACTTCGCGGCACGTTTTATTGATGATCGGCGCTCACTGCGTTCACTGATGAGACCAGGACGCTTGGTGGTGGTTGATCTGCGCGACGAGTTCGTCGAACGCGATGAGGCACTCGGTCTTTTCGTGACCATGCTCAATGTGTTCTCAGGGGCAGGTATTGACAAGGATCCCTTCAACAAGCTCATCGTCTTTGACGAAGCGCACAAATACATGGGAGGCTCGCTGATCGGCCAGGTCGTCGAGGTCATACGAGAGATGCGGCACAAAGGCGTGTCGATAGTGGTTGCGTCGCAGGACCCTGTGAATGTCCCGTCGTCGGTCATCGAGTTGTCCTCGGCGGTAGTTCTCCATCGGTTCAATTCTCCGAATTGGCTGAAGCACATCCAGCGGTCGCTGACATCGTTGGGGGAACTCACCCCAGGCGCGATGAATGCTCTCCAGCCGGGTGAGGCCTTCGTTTGGTCTAACCGATCAACGGATCCGGTATTTACTCGGCGCGCCGTCAAGGTTCGGATGCGTCCTCGTGTGACCAACCACGGTGGGGCAACGAGGACCGCCGTCGACGATGCATAG
- a CDS encoding DNA-binding protein, whose protein sequence is MKITIDIDDDEIRRLLAPLAQQVPAPLEQTTTRLLNVREVADRLGVSRNKVYELLYKGEIHSLAIGRTRRISPVALAEFISRPRENTVDYAPPPPRAEPERSASYRRSPRTPSPRAEQPKTRRSKPGDVIDLSPKPLPPASRDLNMSSEEFERALASMVEKGWPADVVDQIRADRKEGVHRVNLLTINDAAKYLGLSRYGVEKLVKAGKLRRLTIAPMYRDQKPETRIPAKDILALT, encoded by the coding sequence ATGAAAATCACGATTGACATCGACGACGACGAGATTCGCCGCCTTCTCGCTCCGCTGGCTCAGCAAGTGCCCGCTCCCCTGGAGCAGACGACAACAAGGCTATTGAACGTCAGGGAGGTAGCCGACCGCCTTGGCGTCAGCCGCAACAAGGTGTATGAGTTGCTCTACAAGGGGGAAATCCACTCGCTAGCTATAGGCCGCACCAGGCGGATCTCACCCGTTGCTCTCGCCGAGTTCATTTCCAGACCGAGAGAGAACACGGTGGACTACGCCCCACCGCCACCGCGGGCTGAGCCCGAGCGATCGGCGAGCTACCGGAGGTCGCCCCGAACCCCTAGCCCGCGAGCTGAACAGCCCAAAACGCGTCGGTCGAAGCCAGGCGATGTGATTGACCTGTCTCCCAAGCCGCTGCCTCCTGCGTCTCGTGATTTGAACATGAGCAGCGAAGAGTTCGAGCGCGCTCTCGCCTCCATGGTCGAGAAGGGCTGGCCGGCGGACGTGGTCGATCAGATCCGAGCCGACCGCAAGGAAGGAGTCCATCGGGTCAATTTACTGACAATCAACGACGCCGCCAAGTACCTGGGTTTGAGTCGCTATGGGGTCGAAAAATTGGTCAAGGCCGGCAAACTACGCCGCTTGACAATCGCACCCATGTATCGGGATCAGAAGCCGGAAACGCGTATCCCAGCCAAAGACATTTTGGCTCTCACTTAG